GTCGTGGGATCGGGTCCCGCGGGGCTTTCCTGTGCGTATCAACTCGCCCGCAGGGGGCACAAGGTCACCATCTTCGAGGCGTTCGCCAAGACGGGAGGAATGTTGCGTTACGGCATCCCCTCCTACCGTCTGCCCGACGACATCCTCGACGCGGAGGTGCAAAACATTCTCGACCTGGGGGTGGAACTCAAATGCAACACCCGCATTGGACGAGACATCTCCTTTGAAGACCTGAAAAAACAGTACGATGCCGTTTTCCTGGGTCTTGGGGCCCACAAGGGAAGCGTCATGAACATCCCTGGGGAAAATTCGGCCAATGTATTCACCGCGGCAAGTTTTCTCAACCGGGTCAACTCCGGGGCCAAGGTGGAAATCGGTTCCCAGGTCATCGTCATCGGTGGTGGTGACAGCGCCATGGACGCCGCCCGCGTCTCTCTGCGCCTTCAGGCAGAACTCGATGCCGCCGATGCTTCGGGAAATCCCCATGCCTACGACCAGGCCCGCGAGGAAGTGGATCGGAAGGCGCAACATGATGAAGAGACCGTCTCCATCGAAAAAACCGCCCTGGACTCGGCCCGTTCGGCGATCCGGGTGTCGAAATACACCCAGGTGACGGTGCTGTACCGCCGGACCAAGGATGAAATGCCCGCCATCGCCAAGGATGTGGTCGAGGCGGAGCATGAAGGAATCCATTTCGAGCTTCTGACCGCCCCGGTGGAAATCATCACCGAGGGGGGACGGGCAACCGGTGTCAAGTGCATCCGGATGGAACTGGGTGCGCCCGACAGTTCTGGCCGGCGTCGTCCGGTACCGGTCGCAGGCTCGGAATTCGTCATCGCCTGCGATACCATCATCATGGGGATCGGGCAGGTGCCGGAATTGGAGCAGGGAATGGATACCCTGGCGGACAAATGGGGATGGCTGTCGGTCGATAAGACCTTCAACACCCCGACCCCGGGGGTATTCGCCGGGGGCGACGTGATCGGACTGGGTATTTCAACCCGTTCCGTCGGACATGGACGGATGGCGGCTCGTGCCATTCATGCCTATCTCAATGGTGACAACATCAATTTGGCCCACAAGGCGCGTCCGGTGAAACATACCGAAATGCGTCTGAGCTTCTATCCGTCGATCAAGCGGAACGAGGAAAAGCAAATTCCCGTCGAAGAAGCGACCAAAACATTCAAGGAGACGACACAAACGATCTCCTTCGAACAGGCGTTGGTGGAGTCCAAGCGTTGCATGAGTTGTGGCCTGTGCTTCGCGTGTGACCAATGCCGGATCTACTGCCCGAGAGAAGCCATCGAGCGTGATTTCAAACGGCCACAAGGCAAGGTGATGCATACCGATTACACCCGGTGCAACGGTTGCCATGTGTGTCATCTTTCCTGCCCCTGCGGTTACATTCAAATGGGGATGGGACTGTAGATGGACCGAACGGAGGACCATGAGTTCTTTCCTGGTCCTCCGTCTTTGTTGACAACGGGTTCTGGTCGTGGACCGGGCTGGTCGAACCCGTTGTCAACCCGAGACCTTACATAGAGCAAATCATTGACAGTATACTGATCTATAAAATGTGACAAAGTGGCATTCAAAGGTGACCGAGAGCCTGAACGAAAGGACGTTTGCCAAGGTCTATCGATATGATGATTCCTATTTGGAATATGCTGATTTAAAATATCATCAATTGCGAACACTTTTTGTCGGTTCGATCACCCCTCGAATGTCTCTCCTCAAATGCTATTCATTTCAACCGGTCGGGATCAATGGTGTTTATGAAAACCAGCCGATCTTCGGCAGAACTTTGCGATTGACTTTGCCGAATCAAGGGTTGCCTTATGCGTCAGAGCCCTTCAATGCCATTGTAACCGGTTTAAGGAGTAATTTC
The Magnetococcales bacterium DNA segment above includes these coding regions:
- a CDS encoding FAD-dependent oxidoreductase; this encodes MLESSILNQVSKEDLEARLGRGVPEEIVVRNGTSWKCPTYVQRIPPCRDACPSSEDIRGYLTTIAQTGMFKKSHDQALDEAWELLTDKNPLPATHGRICPHPCESGCNRQYMTDGSVAINNMERFIGDHGLNRKLKYKKLTDKVSGKKVAVVGSGPAGLSCAYQLARRGHKVTIFEAFAKTGGMLRYGIPSYRLPDDILDAEVQNILDLGVELKCNTRIGRDISFEDLKKQYDAVFLGLGAHKGSVMNIPGENSANVFTAASFLNRVNSGAKVEIGSQVIVIGGGDSAMDAARVSLRLQAELDAADASGNPHAYDQAREEVDRKAQHDEETVSIEKTALDSARSAIRVSKYTQVTVLYRRTKDEMPAIAKDVVEAEHEGIHFELLTAPVEIITEGGRATGVKCIRMELGAPDSSGRRRPVPVAGSEFVIACDTIIMGIGQVPELEQGMDTLADKWGWLSVDKTFNTPTPGVFAGGDVIGLGISTRSVGHGRMAARAIHAYLNGDNINLAHKARPVKHTEMRLSFYPSIKRNEEKQIPVEEATKTFKETTQTISFEQALVESKRCMSCGLCFACDQCRIYCPREAIERDFKRPQGKVMHTDYTRCNGCHVCHLSCPCGYIQMGMGL